In Equus przewalskii isolate Varuska chromosome 6, EquPr2, whole genome shotgun sequence, one DNA window encodes the following:
- the LOC103562100 gene encoding olfactory receptor 8D1, protein MVTGNHSTTTMFVLVGLTQQPELQLPLFLLFLGIYVVTVVGNVGLILLIAVSSLLHTPMYHFLSSLSIIDLCYSSVITPKMLVNFLGKKNMILYSECMAQLFFFVVFVVAEGYLLTAMAYDRYVAVCSPLLYNVIMSSQVCSLLILVAFILGFLSALTHTSAMMKLSFCKSHIISHYFCDVLPLLNLSCSNTHLNELLLFIIAGFNTLVPTLAVFISYAFIFYSILHIQSSEGRSKAFGTCSSHLMAVGIFFGSITFRYFKPPSSNSLEQEKVSSVFYSTVIPMLNPLIYSLRNKDVKKALRKILVRK, encoded by the coding sequence ATGGTCACAGGAAATCATTCCACAACAACCATGTTTGTCTTAGTGGGtttaacacagcagccagagctccaactgcctctcttcctccttttcctagGAATCTATGTGGTGACGGTGGTTGGGAATGTGGGCTTGATTCTCCTGATTGCAGTAAGCTCTCTGCTTCACACCCCCATGTACCACTTCCTCAGCAGTTTGTCCATCATAGACCTCTGCTATTCCTCTGTCATTACCCCCAAAATGCTGGTGAACTTCCTAGGGAAGAAGAATATGATCCTTTATTCTGAGTGCATGGCacagctctttttttttgtagtctTTGTCGTGGCTGAGGGTTACCTCCTGACAGCAATGGCATATGATCGCTATGTTGCTGTCTGTAGTCCCCTGCTTTATAATGTGATCATGTCCTCTCAGGTCTGCTCACTGCTCATACTGGTTGCCTTCATCCTgggctttctctctgccttgacCCATACAAGTGCCATGATGAAACTGTCCTTCTGCAAATCCCACATCATCAGCCATTACTTCTGTGATGTCCTTCCTCTCCTCAATCTCTCCTGCTCTAATACACACCTCAATGAGCTTCTGCTTTTTATCATTGCAGGATTTAACACCTTGGTGCCCACTCTAGCTGTCTTCATTTCCTATGCCTTCATCTTCTACAGCATCCTTCACATCCAATCCTCAGAGGGTCGGTCCAAAGCTTTTGGAACTTGTAGCTCTCATCTCATGGCTGTAGGGATCTTCTTTGGGTCTATCACATTCAGGTATTTCAAGCCCCCTTCCAGTAACTCCCTGGAACAGGAGAAGGTATCCTCAGTGTTTTACAGCACGGTAATCCCCATGCTGAACCCTTTAATATACAGTCTGAGGAATAAGGATGTGAAGAAAGCATTGAGAAAGATTTTGGTGAGGAAATGa